One region of Vibrio pelagius genomic DNA includes:
- a CDS encoding sulfite exporter TauE/SafE family protein, translating to MEMIEPTMLVILALVAFAAGFIDAVAGGGGMLTVPALLSLGLPPHIALGTNKLAATFASSTAAFTYYKKKLFKPQCWVNAFIATLIGATVGTLVVDAISTQWLEKVLPLVILAAAIYTIFHKTPNANQNVSPTPCPVLKKKQIAQGFTLGFYDGVAGPGTGAFWTVSSMALYRLNILLASGLSKAMNFTSNFTSLVTFAILGHIDWVLGLTMGVCLMVGAFVGAHSAIRFGAKFIRPVFVTVVSVLAIKLAYEAWFVNL from the coding sequence ATGGAAATGATTGAACCAACCATGTTGGTCATACTTGCACTGGTTGCCTTCGCTGCCGGTTTTATCGATGCCGTTGCAGGCGGTGGCGGTATGCTCACCGTGCCAGCCCTGTTGTCTTTAGGTTTACCACCGCATATCGCGCTAGGCACTAACAAACTCGCAGCCACCTTTGCATCATCAACCGCGGCTTTTACCTACTACAAAAAGAAACTATTCAAGCCTCAGTGCTGGGTCAACGCATTTATTGCGACTTTAATTGGCGCAACTGTAGGTACATTGGTCGTCGATGCCATCAGTACTCAATGGTTAGAAAAAGTTTTACCGCTAGTGATTTTGGCCGCCGCAATCTATACGATTTTCCATAAAACACCGAATGCTAACCAAAACGTGTCCCCAACCCCTTGTCCCGTTCTTAAGAAGAAGCAGATTGCTCAAGGCTTTACTTTGGGTTTCTATGATGGTGTTGCCGGGCCTGGAACCGGTGCATTTTGGACTGTAAGCTCTATGGCGCTTTATCGCTTGAACATTTTGCTCGCGTCTGGTTTATCGAAAGCGATGAATTTCACCAGTAACTTCACCTCCCTAGTGACTTTTGCCATTCTAGGGCATATCGATTGGGTTCTCGGATTGACGATGGGCGTCTGTTTGATGGTTGGCGCGTTTGTTGGTGCTCACTCAGCTATACGCTTTGGCGCCAAGTTTATTCGCCCGGTATTTGTTACCGTGGTGAGTGTACTCGCAATCAAACTGGCTTATGAAGCTTGGTTTGTAAACCTGTAA